The following coding sequences are from one Pelmatolapia mariae isolate MD_Pm_ZW linkage group LG4, Pm_UMD_F_2, whole genome shotgun sequence window:
- the LOC134625923 gene encoding myosin-9-like isoform X3: MSDADKFLYVDRNVVNNPLAQADWASKKLVWVPSERLGFEAGSIKEEHGDECVVELADSGKKIRVNKDDIQKMNPPKFSKVEDMAELTCLNEASVLHNLKERYYSGLIYTYSGLFCVVINPYKNLPIYSEEIVDMYKGKKRHEMPPHIYAITDTAYRSMMQDREDQSILCTGESGAGKTENTKKVIQYLAHIASSHKTKKDQNNLVLSHGELEKQLLQANPILEAFGNAKTVKNDNSSRFGKFIRINFDVNGYIVGANIETYLLEKSRAIRQAKEERTFHIFYYLLTGAGDKLRSDLLLENYNNYRFLSNGNVTIPGQQDKDLFTETMDAFRIMGIPEDEQIGLLKVVASVLQLGNMSFKKERHTDQASMPDNTAAQKVCHLMGMNVTDFTRAILSPRIKVGRDYVQKAQTQEQAEFAVEALAKATYERMFRWLVMRINKALDKTKRQGASFIGILDIAGFEIFELNSFEQLCINYTNEKLQQLFNHTMFILEQEEYQREGIEWSFIDFGLDLQPCIELIEKPASPPGILALLDEECWFPKATDKSFVEKVLQEQGTHPKFFKPKKLKDEADFCIIHYAGKVDYKADEWLLKNMDPLNDNVATLLNQSTDKFVSELWKDVDSIVGLDKVTGMSEMHGAFKTRKGMFRTVGQLYKEQLSKLMATLRNTNPNFVRCIIPNHEKKAGKLDPHLVLDQLRCNGVLEGIRICRQGFPNRIVFQEFRQRYEILTPNAIPKGFMDGKQACVLMIKSLELDPNLYRIGQSKVFFRAGVLAHLEEERDMKITDIIISFQAWCRGYVARKAFAKRQQQLTAMRVIQRNCAAYLKLRNWQWWRLFTKVKPLLQVSRQEEEMQAKDEELNKVKEKHFHAEQQLREMEDKHQQLNAEKMALQEQLQAETELCAEAEEMRARLAAKKQELEEILHDLEARVEEEEERASHLATEKKKMQQNISDLEQQLDEEEAARQKLQLEKVTMEAKMKKIEEDVMVLDDHNNKLMKEKKLLEERISEFTTNLAEEEEKSKSLQKLKTKHEAMITDLEDRLRREEKQRQELEKNRRKMESDFTETNDQISELQAQIAELRAQLAKKEEELQAALARIEEEAAQKNLAQKKIRELEAQLSELQEDLELEKQARAKAEKHRRDLGEELEALKTELEDTLDSTAAQQELRSKRETEVAQLKKTLEDEGKVHEQQLADLRQKHGQAFDELNEQLEQAKRNKASVEKTKQALESERNELSIELQTLMQGKGESEHRRKKAEAQVQELQLKHSESERQRLELAEKLSKVQAELENVNSVLSEVEGKSIKATKDCSAVESQLQDVQELLQEETRQKLSVNTRLRQLEDEQNNLKEQLEEEEEAKRNVERQLQTVQAQLTELKKKAEQDAGSLESAEEGKKKFQRDLEAVNQRLEEKCAAYEKLDKTKTRLQQELDDLQVDQDHLRQIVSNLEKKQKKFDQMLAEEKNISARYAEERDRAEAEAREKETRTLALTRELEALTEVKEELDRNNKLLRAEMEDLVSSKDDVGKNVHELEKAKRAMEQQLEEMKTQLEELEDELQATEDAKLRLEVNMQAMKAQYERDLAGRDEMGEEKKRALVKQVREMEMELEDERKQRSAAVAGRKKLELDLKELEAAIDMANKNRDEALKQLKKLQAQMKDVIRELDDTRLSRDEILTQSKETEKKLKGMEADMLQMQEELAAAERVKRQAQQERDELQDEINNQAAKNAQVAEERRRLEARIAQLEEELEEEQCNTELVNDRLKKAMLQTDQMNVELTAERSTSQRVEGARSQLDRQNKELKLKLQELEGTVKSKYKANMAALEAKIAQLEEQLDIETRERQTATKLVRRSEKKLKEVILQVDDERRNTEQYKDQVDKLNSRMKQIKRQLEEAEEEAQRANASRRKLQRELEDATESADAMNREVNSLKSKLRRGDLPFTTRRTIPRSSGGGGDSEEESEVKTETPEPKPE; this comes from the exons ATGTCGGATGCAGACAAGTTTCTGTACGTGGACCGTAATGTGGTCAACAACCCACTGGCACAAGCTGACTGGGCTTCCAAGAAGCTGGTATGGGTGCCCTCGGAGCGCCTGGGGTTCGAGGCCGGCTCCATCAAGGAGGAGCACGGCGACGAGTGCGTTGTGGAGCTGGCAGACTCTGGAAAGAAGATCCGAGTGAACAAGGATGACATCCAGAAGATGAACCCCCCGAAGTTCAGCAAGGTCGAGGACATGGCCGAGCTCACATGTCTGAATGAGGCATCCGTGCTGCATAACCTGAAAGAGAGATATTACTCTGGTCTTATATAT ACATACTCTGGCCTCTTCTGTGTCGTCATAAACCCCTACAAGAACCTGCCCATCTACTCAGAGGAGATCGTTGACATGTACAAGGGCAAAAAGAGGCACGAAATGCCACCCCACATCTACGCCATCACTGACACGGCTTACAGAAGCATGATGCAGG aTCGTGAAGACCAGTCCATCCTTTGCAC AGGCGAGTCTGGTGCTGGTAAGACAGAGAACACGAAGAAGGTCATCCAGTATCTCGCTCACATCGCCTCCTCTCACAAGACCAAAAAAGATCAG AACAACTTGGTCCTGTCACAT GGGGAGCTGGAGAAGCAGCTGCTGCAGGCTAACCCCATTCTAGAAGCCTTTGGAAATGCCAAGACTGTCAAAAATGACAATTCCTCCAGATTC GGAAAATTCATCAGAATCAATTTCGACGTCAATGGTTACATCGTTGGTGCCAATATTGAAACTT ACTTGTTGGAGAAATCCCGTGCCATTCGCCAGGCCAAAGAAGAGCGGACCTTTCACATCTTCTACTACTTGCTCACAGGGGCTGGAGACAAATTGCGCA GTGATCTCCTCCTGGAAAATTACAACAACTACCGTTTTCTTTCCAATGGGAACGTCACAATTCCGGGCCAACAGGACAAGGATCTGTTCACAGAGACCATGGACGCCTTCAGGATCATGGGTATTCCAGAGGATGAGCAAATTG GTCTGTTGAAGGTGGTGGCATCTGTTCTGCAGCTTGGAAACATGAGCTTTAAGAAGGAGCGCCACACAGACCAAGCCTCCATGCCTGATAACACAG CTGCCCAGAAGGTATGCCACCTCATGGGTATGAATGTCACAGACTTCACCAGGGCCATCCTGTCACCCAGAATCAAGGTGGGCCGAGACTATGTCCAGAAGGCTCAGACTCAGGAGCAAGCAGAGTTTGCTGTGGAAGCCCTCGCTAAGGCCACATATGAGAGGATGTTCCGCTGGCTCGTCATGAGGATCAACAAAGCACTTGACAAGACCAAGAGACAGGGAGCCTCTTTCATTGGCATCTTGGATATTGCTGGCTTTGAGATCTTCGAG CTGAACTCATTTGAGCAGCTGTGCATCAACTACACCAACGAGAAGCTGCAGCAGCTCTTCAACCACACCATGTTCATCCTGGAGCAAGAGGAGTACCAGAGGGAGGGCATTGAGTGGAGTTTCATTGACTTTGGCCTAGACCTGCAGCCCTGCATCGAACTCATTGAGAAGCCA GCCAGCCCCCCGGGTATCCTGGCTTTGCTGGATGAGGAGTGCTGGTTCCCTAAGGCCACAGACAAGAGCTTTGTGGAGAAGGTGCTCCAGGAGCAGGGAACACATCCCAAATTCTTCAAGCCCAAGAAACTGAAGGATGAAGCAGATTTCTGCATTATCCATTATGCTGGCAAG GTGGACTACAAGGCAGACgaatggctgctgaagaacatggATCCCTTGAATGACAATGTGGCTACACTGCTCAACCAGTCGACAGACAAGTTTGTGTCTGAGCTCTGGAAGGATG TGGACAGCATTGTTGGTCTAGATAAGGTGACTGGCATGTCTGAGATGCACGGCGCTTTCAAGACTCGTAAAGGGATGTTCCGCACGGTGGGCCAGCTGTACAAGGAGCAGCTGTCCAAACTGATGGCCACACTGAGGAACACAAACCCCAACTTTGTTCGCTGCATCATCCCTAACCACGAGAAGAAG GCTGGTAAACTGGACCCCCACCTGGTTCTGGATCAGCTGAGGTGTAATGGTGTGCTTGAGGGGATCCGTATCTGCAGACAGGGCTTCCCCAACCGCATCGTCTTCCAGGAGTTCAGACAGAG GTATGAAATCCTCACCCCCAATGCTATCCCCAAGGGCTTCATGGATGGAAAGCAGGCCTGTGTGCTCATG ATCAAAAGTCTGGAGCTGGATCCCAACCTCTACCGCATTGGTCAGAGTAAAGTTTTCTTCAGAGCAGGAGTCCTGGCTCACCTGGAGGAGGAAAGGGACATGAAGATCACGGACATCATAATCAGCTTCCAGGCCTGGTGCAGAGGCTATGTGGCCCGCAA GGCTTTTGCTaagaggcagcagcagctgactgCAATGAGGGTGATCCAGAGGAACTGCGCTGCTTATCTTAAACTCAGGAACTGGCAGTGGTGGAGGCTCTTCACCAAG GTGAAGCCTCTGCTCCAAGTCagcaggcaggaggaggagatgcaGGCCAAGGATGAAGAGCTGAATAAGGTGAAAGAGAAGCATTTTCATGCTGAGCAGCAGCTCCGGGAAATGGAGGACAAACACCAGCAG CTGAATGCTGAGAAGATGGCCCTGCAGGAGCAGCTTCAGGCAGAAACAGAACTCTGTGCCGAAGCTGAGGAAATGAGAGCCCGTCTCGCTGCCAAGAAGCAGGAGCTGGAAGAGATCCTCCACGACCTGGAGGCCcgagtggaggaggaggaggagcgtgCCTCTCACCTGGCAACggagaagaaaaagatgcaGCAAAATATTTCT GACTTGGAGCAGCAACTGGATGAGGAGGAAGCAGCCAGACAGAAGCTCCAGCTGGAGAAGGTCACCATGGAAGCAAAGATGAAGAAGATAGAAGAGGATGTTATGGTGTTAGATGACCACAACAACAAACTAATGAAG GAGAAGAAGCTGCTGGAGGAGAGGATCTCTGAGTTCACCACCAACctggcagaggaggaggagaaatcCAAGAGCTTGCAGAAACTCAAGACCAAACATGAGGCTATGATCACAGACTTGGAGG acCGTCTGCGCAGGGAGGAGAAGCAGCGCCAGGAGCTGGAGAAGAACCGACGCAAGATGGAGAGTGACTTTACTGAGACAAACGATCAGATTTCTGAGCTGCAGGCCCAGATTGCTGAGCTCCGTGCCCAGTTGGCTAAGAAGGAAGAAGAGCTCCAGGCAGCCCTGGCCAG GATTGAGGAAGAGGCTGCACAGAAGAACCTGGCCCAGAAAAAGATCCGTGAGTTGGAAGCTCAGCTCTCCGAGCTCCAAGAGGACTTGGAGCTGGAGAAGCAGGCCCGCGCCAAGGCAGAGAAACACCGCAGGGATCTGGGAGAAGAGCTGGAGGCCCTCAAGACTGAGCTAGAGGACACTCTGGACTCCACTGCCGCTCAGCAAGAGCTCAG GAGCAAACGTGAGACCGAGGTGGCCCAGCTTAAAAAGACTCTTGAAGACGAAGGCAAAGTTCACGAACAGCAGCTTGCTGACCTGAGACAGAAACACGGTCAGGCCTTTGACGAGCTCAATGAGCAGCTGGAGCAGGCTAAGAGG AACAAAGCATCTGTGGAGAAGACCAAACAGGCCCTGGAGTCTGAGAGGAATGAGCTGTCCATCGAGCTGCAGACTCTGATGCAGGGTAAAGGAGAGTCAGAGCATCGCAGGAAGAAGGCCGAAGCTCAGGTCCAGGAGCTGCAGCTCAAACACTCAGAGAGCGAGCGCCAGAGGCTGGAGCTGGCTGAGAAACTCTCAAAAGTGCAG GCTGAACTGGAGAATGTTAACAGCGTGCTGAGTGAGGTGGAGGGCAAGTCCATTAAGGCAACCAAAGACTGCTCTGCTGTAGAATCCCAGCTGCAGGACGTTCAG GAATTACTGCAGGAAGAGACGCGCCAGAAACTATCGGTCAACACACGGCTGCGCCAGCTCGAGGATGAACAGAACAACCTGAAAgaacagctggaggaggaggaagaagccaAGAGGAACGTAGAGAGGCAGCTCCAAACGGTGCAGGCTCAG CTTACTGAATTGAAGAAGAAGGCGGAGCAGGATGCTGGCTCTCTGGAAAGTGCTGAGGAGGGAAAGAAGAAGTTTCAGCGGGACCTGGAGGCAGTGAACCAGCGCCTGGAGGAGAAATGCGCCGCATACGAGAAGTTGGATAAAACAAAAACGCGTCTCCAGCAAGAGTTGGATGACCTGCAGGTAGACCAGGACCACCTCCGACAGATCGTGTCCAACCTcgagaagaagcagaagaagtttGACCAG ATGCTGGCAGAGGAGAAGAATATCTCTGCTCGCTATGCAGAGGAGCGTGAcagagctgaagctgaagccAGAGAAAAGGAGACCCGGACACTGGCTTTAACCCGGGAGCTGGAAGCCCTGACAGAGGTGAAAGAAGAGCTGGACCGCAACAACAAGCTGCTGCGGGCTGAAATGGAGGACCTCGTATCCTCCAAGGATGATGTTGGCAAGAAC GTCCACGAGTTGGAGAAGGCCAAACGTGCAATGGAGCAGCAGCTGGAGGAGATGAAGACTcagctggaggagctggaggatGAGCTGCAGGCCACAGAGGACGCCAAGCTGCGCCTGGAGGTCAACATGCAGGCCATGAAAGCCCAGTATGAGAGAGACCTGGCAGGACGCGATGAGAtgggagaggagaagaagagggcACTGGTTAAACAG GTGAGGGAGATGGAGATGGAGCTGGAGGATGAAAGGAAGCAGCGTTCTGCTGCCGTGGCTGGACGCAAGAAGCTGGAGCTGGACCTGAAGGAGCTTGAGGCAGCCATCGACATGGCGAACAAGAACCGTGACGAGGCCCTGAAACAGTTGAAGAAACTTCAG GCCCAGATGAAAGATGTCATCCGGGAGCTGGACGACACTCGCTTGTCCAGAGATGAGATCCTCACCCAGAGCAAGGAGACTGAGAAGAAGCTAAAGGGCATGGAGGCTGACATGCTGCAGATGCAGGAG GAGCTGGCGGCTGCAGAGCGAGTAAAGAGGCAGGCCCAGCAGGAGAGAGACGAGCTGCAGGATGAGATCAATAACCAGGCCGCCAAGAA CGCTCAGGTTGCAGAGGAGAGGAGGCGACTGGAGGCTCGTATTGCTCAGCTggaggaagagctggaggaggagcagTGCAACACTGAGCTGGTCAACGACAGGCTGAAGAAGGCAATGCTTCAG ACTGACCAGATGAACGTGGAGCTGACTGCAGAGCGCAGCACCTCTCAGCGTGTCGAGGGGGCTCGTTCCCAGCTCGACCGTCAGAACAAGGAGCTGAAACTGAAGCTGCAGGAGCTCGAGGGAACGGTCAAGTCAAAGTACAAGGCCAACATGGCCGCCCTGGAGGCAAAGATTGCTCAGCTGGAGGAACAGCTGGATATAGAAACCAG GGAGAGGCAGACTGCCACCAAACTTGTGAGACGCAGCGAGAAGAAACTAAAGGAAGTCATCCTGCAGGTGGACGACGAGAGGCGCAACACGGAGCAGTACAAGGACCAG GTCGACAAGTTGAACTCTCGCATGAAGCAGATCAAGCGTCAGCTGgaggaggctgaggaggagGCTCAGAGAGCCAACGCCAGCCGAAGAAAACTTCAGAGGGAGCTGGAGGACGCCACAGAGTCTGCTGATGCCATGAACCGTGAAGTCAACAGCCTCAAGAGCAAGCTCAG gCGTGGTGACCTCCCCTTCACCACACGCCGCACCATTCCTCGCAGCAGTGGTGGCGGCGGTGATAGTGAGGAGGAGAGCGAGGTGAAAACCGAGACCCCCGAGCCCAAGCCTGAATGA